In the Mycolicibacterium thermoresistibile genome, one interval contains:
- a CDS encoding ABC transporter permease — translation MDFIEFVRERWSVLSFLAYQHMSLVVQTLLLSTLLAVAVGVMLYRSTWGRSLGDSVTSLGLTVPSYALLGVLVGIFGVGVLPSVVLLTFFGFLPILRNVLVGLNGVDAGLVESARAMGMSRPATLLRLELPLAWPVIMTGVRISAQMLMGIAAIAAFALGPGLGGYIFSGISRMGGANATNSIIVATVGILLLAVILDAVLNLVTRLTTPRGIRV, via the coding sequence ATGGATTTCATCGAGTTCGTCCGCGAACGCTGGAGCGTACTGTCTTTCCTCGCCTACCAGCACATGAGCCTGGTGGTGCAGACGCTGCTGCTGTCCACCCTTTTGGCGGTCGCCGTCGGCGTAATGCTCTACCGCTCGACATGGGGCCGCTCGCTTGGTGATTCGGTGACATCACTCGGCCTGACCGTCCCGTCGTATGCGTTGCTCGGCGTGTTGGTCGGCATCTTCGGCGTCGGTGTGCTGCCGTCCGTCGTGCTGCTGACGTTCTTCGGGTTCCTGCCGATCCTGCGCAATGTCCTGGTGGGCCTGAACGGGGTCGACGCGGGCCTGGTCGAATCCGCCCGGGCGATGGGGATGAGCCGGCCGGCGACGCTCCTGCGGCTGGAGTTGCCGCTGGCCTGGCCGGTGATCATGACAGGGGTGCGGATCTCGGCCCAGATGCTGATGGGCATCGCCGCGATCGCCGCGTTCGCGCTCGGGCCGGGACTGGGCGGCTACATCTTCTCCGGGATCTCCCGGATGGGCGGCGCCAACGCGACCAACTCCATCATCGTCGCGACGGTCGGGATCCTGCTGCTGGCGGTCATCCTCGACGCCGTGCTCAACCTCGTCACCAGACTGACCACACCGAGGGGAATCCGTGTCTGA
- a CDS encoding glycine betaine ABC transporter substrate-binding protein: MVRGIALLCTVLLAAVTAGCGLQSSSGAVLKADPGSIGYYESLDGVPITVAAKDFTEQLILGNMLATVLATAGAEVTNMSNTPGSFGVREALLQGRADIAPEYTGTGWINYLGNDEPIKDEVEQWSAVKHADAVNGLTWLPPAPLNNTYAFAIRESEAERLGVTKMSDLHRLDRRDLTFCVESEFVNRNDGLVPMLAAYDLSRAALDRVTVLDTGVIYTATANGECNFGEVFSTDGRIPALGLRVLDDDREFFPKYNMTEVVDTGLLEAHPEIAEIFAQLNPLITNEVMLALNAKVDNDGADPALVARDWLIEQGLVR, from the coding sequence ATGGTCCGCGGCATCGCCCTGCTCTGCACCGTGCTGCTGGCGGCCGTGACGGCGGGTTGCGGACTGCAGTCGTCGAGTGGCGCCGTGCTGAAGGCGGATCCGGGCAGCATCGGCTACTACGAATCGCTCGACGGCGTCCCGATCACCGTCGCGGCGAAGGATTTCACCGAACAGCTGATCCTCGGCAACATGCTCGCCACGGTGCTGGCCACCGCCGGGGCCGAGGTCACCAACATGTCCAACACGCCCGGCAGCTTCGGGGTGCGCGAAGCGCTGCTGCAGGGCCGTGCCGACATCGCCCCGGAGTACACCGGCACCGGGTGGATCAACTATCTGGGCAACGACGAACCGATCAAGGACGAGGTCGAACAGTGGTCGGCGGTCAAACACGCCGATGCGGTCAACGGTCTGACCTGGCTCCCGCCCGCACCGCTGAACAACACCTACGCGTTCGCGATCCGCGAGTCGGAGGCCGAGCGGCTCGGCGTGACGAAGATGTCCGACCTGCACCGGCTGGACCGGCGGGATCTGACGTTCTGCGTGGAGAGCGAATTCGTCAACCGCAACGACGGTCTGGTCCCGATGCTGGCCGCCTACGACCTGAGCCGTGCCGCGCTGGACCGGGTCACCGTGCTGGACACCGGGGTGATCTACACCGCCACCGCCAACGGTGAGTGCAACTTCGGCGAGGTGTTCTCCACCGACGGCCGGATTCCCGCGCTGGGGCTGAGGGTCCTCGACGACGACCGGGAGTTCTTCCCGAAGTACAACATGACCGAGGTCGTCGACACCGGCCTACTCGAGGCGCACCCCGAGATCGCCGAGATCTTCGCCCAGTTGAACCCGTTGATCACCAACGAGGTGATGCTGGCGCTCAACGCCAAGGTGGACAACGACGGCGCCGACCCGGCCCTGGTGGCGCGGGACTGGCTGATCGAGCAGGGCCTGGTCCGCTGA
- a CDS encoding ABC transporter ATP-binding protein gives MSEPTSDLQSGGGARILLDGVTKRYDPKSPPAVDNITMEIPAGEIVMLVGPSGCGKTTTMKMINRLIEPTSGRIFIGDDDVTERDADELRRHIGYVIQGAGLFPHYTVAENIAIVPRLLKWDRKRIAARVDELLDLVSLDPDEYRDRYPRELSGGQQQRVGVARALAADPPVLLMDEPFGAVDPITRQRLQDELLRLQDELRKTIVFVTHDFDEAVKLGDRIAILQQGSKVVQYDTPEEILTNPADDFVKGFVGHGAALKQLTLTRVRDVDLHDAVTARAGGDPDEAIHAARAADREHVIVLDAQNRPMRWMSLAELARPGALIRVSRDENLECVTLASTLTDALDDMLTSSHGVVVVTGRRNTYQGVIRLETIMDAIADARGTAGSQGAGAP, from the coding sequence GTGTCTGAACCCACGTCCGATCTGCAGTCCGGCGGAGGGGCCCGGATCCTGCTCGACGGTGTCACCAAACGGTACGACCCGAAATCACCACCCGCCGTGGACAACATCACGATGGAGATCCCGGCCGGTGAGATCGTGATGCTGGTGGGCCCGTCGGGCTGCGGCAAGACCACCACCATGAAGATGATCAACCGGCTGATCGAACCGACCAGCGGCCGCATCTTCATCGGTGACGACGACGTCACCGAACGCGACGCCGACGAGCTGCGCCGGCACATCGGCTATGTCATCCAGGGCGCCGGGCTCTTCCCGCACTACACCGTCGCGGAGAACATCGCGATCGTGCCCCGGTTGCTGAAATGGGACCGGAAGCGGATCGCCGCGCGCGTCGACGAGCTGCTCGACCTGGTGAGCCTGGACCCGGACGAATACCGGGACCGCTATCCGCGAGAACTCTCCGGGGGTCAGCAACAACGCGTCGGGGTGGCGCGGGCGCTGGCCGCCGACCCGCCGGTGCTGCTGATGGACGAGCCGTTCGGCGCCGTCGACCCGATCACCCGGCAACGACTCCAGGACGAGCTGCTGCGACTGCAGGATGAGCTGCGCAAGACCATCGTCTTCGTCACCCACGACTTCGACGAGGCGGTCAAGCTCGGCGACCGCATCGCGATCCTGCAGCAGGGCAGCAAGGTGGTGCAGTACGACACCCCCGAGGAGATCCTCACCAACCCCGCCGACGATTTCGTGAAGGGCTTCGTCGGACACGGCGCCGCCCTCAAACAACTCACCCTCACCCGGGTCCGCGACGTCGACCTGCACGACGCGGTGACCGCACGGGCCGGCGGTGACCCGGACGAAGCCATCCACGCCGCCCGCGCCGCGGACCGCGAACACGTCATCGTGCTCGACGCGCAGAACCGACCGATGCGATGGATGTCGCTGGCCGAGCTGGCCAGGCCCGGTGCGCTCATCCGGGTCAGCCGGGACGAGAACCTCGAATGCGTCACCCTGGCCTCGACCCTCACCGACGCCCTCGACGACATGCTCACCTCCTCGCACGGGGTGGTGGTGGTCACCGGGCGGCGCAACACCTATCAGGGCGTGATCCGGTTGGAGACGATCATGGACGCGATCGCCGACGCGCGTGGCACCGCCGGTTCCCAGGGGGCGGGGGCGCCGTGA
- a CDS encoding ABC transporter permease: MQPVLCLVAVGGALAYVHLADVSESEKRSLGVPHLLMLLRQHMEISLAATVLTCAIAIPLGVALTRGRFRRFATPIITVSGFGQAAPAIGLIALGAVLFGIGAVGAVAALTVYGALPIIANTVTGLNGVDDRLIEAARGMGMPTSTTLLRVELPLALPVIIAGVRTALVLIVGTAALASFTGAGGLGQLITTGIKLQQTVTLIVGAVLVAALALFIDWLARMVEVVAAPKGL; encoded by the coding sequence GTGCAACCGGTGCTCTGCCTCGTCGCGGTGGGAGGCGCACTGGCCTATGTCCACCTCGCCGACGTCTCCGAATCCGAGAAGCGGTCACTGGGCGTGCCGCATCTGCTGATGCTGCTGCGCCAGCACATGGAGATCAGCCTGGCGGCCACGGTGCTGACCTGTGCGATCGCGATCCCGTTGGGGGTGGCGCTGACCCGGGGAAGGTTCCGCCGGTTCGCCACACCGATCATCACCGTCTCGGGATTCGGCCAGGCCGCTCCGGCGATCGGGTTGATCGCGCTGGGGGCGGTGCTGTTCGGCATCGGCGCGGTGGGCGCGGTCGCCGCGCTCACCGTGTACGGGGCCCTGCCGATCATCGCCAACACCGTGACCGGGCTGAACGGCGTCGACGACCGGTTGATCGAGGCGGCGCGGGGGATGGGGATGCCGACGTCGACCACCCTGCTGCGGGTCGAACTTCCGCTGGCGCTCCCGGTGATCATCGCGGGGGTGCGGACCGCGCTGGTGCTGATCGTCGGGACCGCGGCGCTGGCATCGTTCACCGGTGCGGGCGGGCTGGGCCAGCTGATCACCACCGGGATCAAGCTGCAACAGACGGTGACGCTGATCGTCGGGGCGGTTCTCGTTGCGGCGCTTGCGTTGTTCATCGACTGGCTGGCGCGCATGGTCGAAGTCGTCGCCGCGCCGAAGGGCCTGTGA
- a CDS encoding LLM class F420-dependent oxidoreductase, with protein MNLEGVGIWSSQLRYGDQAEAAEAAAELEELGFPALWIPDVGGPVLDSVQNLLGATKRTVIATGILNLWMHEPADVAAGYAQLTADHGDRFLLGIGVSHAPLINSREPGRYRRPLAATSAFLDGLDSAATPVPMQNRVLAALGPKMLTLAAERSRGAHPYLTTPEHTARARETLGEGPLLLPEQTVILSADRDEARSIGIPWLRGYLAMPNYANNMLRSGFTDEDVQTVSDRLFDALIAWGDEETVLGRVREHQSAGADHVCVQVLGADQQAFPREQWRRLAAALR; from the coding sequence GTGAACCTCGAAGGTGTTGGTATCTGGAGCTCGCAACTGCGCTACGGCGATCAGGCCGAGGCCGCCGAGGCCGCCGCCGAACTGGAGGAACTGGGCTTCCCGGCGCTGTGGATTCCCGATGTCGGTGGGCCGGTTCTGGATTCGGTGCAGAACCTGTTGGGCGCGACGAAGCGCACGGTGATCGCCACCGGCATCCTGAATCTGTGGATGCACGAGCCGGCGGATGTCGCGGCCGGCTATGCGCAGCTCACCGCCGACCACGGCGACCGGTTCCTGTTGGGTATCGGGGTCAGCCACGCCCCGCTGATCAACTCCCGCGAACCCGGCCGGTACCGCAGGCCGCTCGCCGCGACCAGCGCCTTCCTCGACGGCCTGGACAGTGCCGCCACCCCGGTACCGATGCAGAACCGGGTGCTGGCGGCGCTCGGTCCCAAGATGCTGACTCTGGCCGCCGAACGCAGCCGCGGCGCGCACCCCTACCTGACCACACCCGAGCACACCGCGCGGGCCCGCGAGACCCTGGGCGAGGGGCCACTGCTGCTGCCCGAACAGACCGTCATCCTCAGCGCCGACCGCGACGAGGCGCGTTCGATCGGAATCCCTTGGCTGCGCGGCTATCTGGCGATGCCGAATTACGCGAACAACATGCTGCGCAGCGGGTTCACCGACGAGGACGTCCAGACGGTGAGCGACCGGTTGTTCGACGCGCTCATCGCGTGGGGGGACGAGGAGACGGTGCTCGGCCGCGTCCGCGAACATCAGTCGGCCGGCGCCGATCATGTCTGCGTCCAGGTGCTGGGCGCCGATCAGCAGGCGTTTCCCCGCGAACAGTGGCGCCGGCTGGCGGCCGCGTTGCGGTAG